TGAGCGAATgaataaatgcaattaaaaataatatttttttttttcaaaagagttaatttaaaatttaaataattatggtAAGTATGGAGGAAATCaatgaaagaatttttttgaagtgtTATTCAGCAAGAAAAGTACTAATTTTTTAGGAAACCCAcgccataaaaaataaattattcatgcATAAGAAAATAtggtaaaattaataaacatgtgtaataaaatatatatatgtagattaaaatgcttaaaatgaatgtaataattgttaattatgaaaagaaataattataaaatttaataaagagtgtaaaatatgttaaaatagttttaaattaaattaaattaaaaaaaaaaattaaaaaataataaattataaaatttaataaaaattataaaatataattaaaagaaaaacattttaaaaataataaatatatgaattgcaatgatatataatgaaatgaaaagcctATTAcctaataataatgataatatccAGTGCAGCTATGATTGTAGATAAATGTAGTTGCTCCATCCAAAATTATGCAGTTACACACGTATTTAAAGCTCTCAAGGAACACACACACTTCTTTCACACATAAACactttgttattaaattatttttaaaagaacaagttttgttttaaattatatttaatttttttttttttaatttaatattgagGCACTAAAAATGTGAATACACTTTACGCCTTCTCCTCTTCGTTTGCCTCTTTGGCTGGCACACTTTCGTTCGTCTCACCCTTCGCGTATACATCAAGCACATTCACAAAGTTCTTTTGATGAGTTTCCAATTGTTGAACTACATTGCCCGCTGCCATATTAAGAGTTTGCACTAATTGGCCTTGTGCTGCCTGTAGTCCCGGTAATTTTGCATATTCCATAAACTCATTACGACTTAGTAAACGTTCGTCCACAATACCCGCCAACAATAACATTTGTGGAACACGTCGGGTGATGCGTAAAAGTTGTGGCACCTGCTGTTGCGTAGAGAAAACCACACAATTATTGCTTTCGAATAGTGGCAAAATAGCTTCGAAACGTGTGCCTTCCACAGCTTTTTGTACAATCTTCTTGCCATACGattttaaatgcatattttgtTTATGCAATTGTACGCGTACGCTGAAGAGTTCATCATCTTTGATTGAGTTCAGGTGATAGAAGCCAACCATATGCGAATGTTCCAACCAATTACTTACTTCACGCGCAATAACCGCAATATAAGGATTCTCTATATCTGCATCGCGTTGTCGACGTTGGAAACATGCACTTTTCTTTTTGGGTTCTTCCACTTCAGCCGGCAAATATTGTGCGGCAGCTAGCACCTTGGCACGTTCGTAGTGGGGTGCACGTGGACGTTGTATAT
This portion of the Zeugodacus cucurbitae isolate PBARC_wt_2022May chromosome 3, idZeuCucr1.2, whole genome shotgun sequence genome encodes:
- the LOC105216129 gene encoding 39S ribosomal protein L10, mitochondrial, with the translated sequence MSQLLRQVTLLSCRAPIQQSQRFRGKINIQRPRAPHYERAKVLAAAQYLPAEVEEPKKKSACFQRRQRDADIENPYIAVIAREVSNWLEHSHMVGFYHLNSIKDDELFSVRVQLHKQNMHLKSYGKKIVQKAVEGTRFEAILPLFESNNCVVFSTQQQVPQLLRITRRVPQMLLLAGIVDERLLSRNEFMEYAKLPGLQAAQGQLVQTLNMAAGNVVQQLETHQKNFVNVLDVYAKGETNESVPAKEANEEEKA